The Aspergillus flavus chromosome 6, complete sequence nucleotide sequence TGTTTTGCATGTCATAGACCGACTGAGGAACCAAGTTCAAGCCCAATTCACGATCCGCATACAGATTGTACAGAAGCCCTGGAGAAAGTCAGTATTATAAGTGCACCCGGAGCGGCTAACTGACCATGAGTCTCGTTCGCTCCGTACGACAGCGTTGTATGCGGAGGATTGGCATCGTGAGCTACGCCTAGTGTCTGCCACCTCGCGATGTAGTCCTTGGCAATGCTGGAGTGGTTGGAGGCATCGTCCGGGTGTCCTGTCGTATTGCTGATCACAGCCATTGCCTGGATTCCAATGATTCCCTTCAATGCCAGGTTGGTCTGGTTTCTGTACATACTATTAGTATCACCGCCTGTGTCGTGTATGTATATCACTTACGCTAGCGAGCCAGCAAAGTCATCCGTAGAGATCTGGTTCGCCGGGTAAATAGAATCCTCGACGAGGTATGTTGTCCATTTGTTGAGGATGGGATAGTGCTGTGAAAGATAGTCGTtgtccttggccttctgggcGTAGGCAAGGGCCATGATAACCATGTTTCCACACTCCTCGAGTGGCATTTTCTCGTCGTCGCCCTTAGGATGACCCGTGGCGTTCGGGTAGTGGGTTCCAATATCGTGCATGGCGTATGTGTTGGGATACTTTCCGTTCTCTTGAATCTCATAGATTGGCTTCAGAATCAGTTTGAGGAGCTCGGGATTGGTGTACAAAAAGATCGGGTGAGCGGGGAAGATGACGTCCACAGTGTTCATGTTGCCATTGGACGAGATCTCCTTCATGAAGATGTAGGGGTCCTCGGGCGTGCCGGTCAATTGCACGGCAGCAAAGACTTGACGGACCGTGAGGGAGGTGATTGTCAGGTAGTCCTGGCCAGCGGCATCAATGGAATCCTTGGATATCCGGTCATCGAGATCCTTCGATagtgcagctgcagcagcatAATCATGATGGAAGAACTCAAGCTACATAGATGGTCAGATTATGTTCTAGGTCCGAAACAGCAGTGGGCCACTTACCGCAGCAGTCGCAGTGCTGAAGTAGCTCTTCCAGAGTGAAGGCATCACAGTTGTCCCTTCAGGTTTCCCACTGTACTGTATGGCACTGTCCTGCGCAAGGCCAATGGAGAATAACGTGCCAGCAGACGTCTTCACCGAGCCAAGGTCGCGGGAGAAGGCAAACACGGGCCAATTGGTCGAGATTGCACGATAATTTTTATCATCCGAATTCGCCAACTTTCCGTTCTTTGCGAATGCCCCTCGCACATCAACATCCGGTCCGGACTGGTAGCTCAGACCATCTTGGTCGTCTGTGGCCCAGTACCACTCGCCCCATTCGGCCTGCTCAGTGTTTTCGGAAAACAGCAGCTGCGTTTGGCGGTAAACCTTGTGATAGGCAACGCCATCATCTGTGACACCATAGTCCCACTGCGCAATGGCGTTTCGGTCCCCGGACGCCCATTCTAAGACCCGGTTAGATGGATATTCGCACTGTTCCAGGTGGGTTGTCGTCTTGCTTACCTGCTGAAATGTCTGCGTACACCTGTATGTCATGCGCTTTGCCGTCGATCGATTCGACATCTACGTCCAGATAGGAAAACACAAGCGACTGTCTCCGGAGATCATCTGGTGTGATAGGGGACAGGAATTTCACTTTCATTTCCACCATATCCCCAACACGCATCGTGAACACGCTCGACGTCGAGGTGTACTCGAAGGATGTCTGGTTCACCGTAGGGGTGTTAGGGATCGCCCCCATCCATGTGTAGGTCGAATTATCGACCCGGATCTGACCCGCCCAGCCGGTCACCTGGCCGCTGCCACCAGGGACGTGGTTTAGCCAATGTACATCAAGATGGATGTCTTCATTTCTACAGCTCGGGACTACTCACAACCAGAAGGTAGGCCATTGGCCGGCCAGGTACCCTCCATTACCGCCATCTGTGCCCGCAGAGAGCCATGTGCTCAAGTACGGCGACTTGACAGCCAAGGGCAGTGCGGGTGGCCTCGCAGGGGAGAAGGTTGACGCAGCTCCCGCGTAAGACACCAGGGAGGCCACCGACAGACAGAACGAGAGGAAATGCATCATGATCCGTATTGAGGGATTCACACAGGGTACATCCTTCATTTATACACGTAATAATTCCAGGTTTCTtcaaagaatgaaagagtAGGATCGAGATCCGCCAAAAAACGTGCCCCCGAGAATGTGGGCCTGAAGAATGCTGAAGGAATGTTAGGCACACTTATATAGTTGGTCCAGCCCGCATACCGGAGGGCAGGGCAGACAATTCAGGAGGGACTATGGAAGTTTAGCACGCTGCATGAGGGTCGAGAAACGGAATGCGGAATGGGGGCGCGCATGATTGTGACTCCCCCAATATCGCCTGACCTGTCAGTCTCTGTGGGGGAGCAATTCATGCGGCCTCGATCCGGCTGCCCGACAGGTGAAAGAAACCTGGAATTCCAGGAGAAGCCCGACAATTGGACAGGAGACAAGATCGGAGATTAACAAGCAAGGGTCGATGGAGTGGGAGTATGTACCTTATCCTTAGCCGCGTCGGGCTCGACCAGTCCTAAGCCGATACACTCTGGGGCTGCAGACGATCTAATGAAGACAACCCGACACTAAACCATGATAGTCTTGGCTTTAGATCCACCTGAGCAAACAAGGAGAGGCCCAAGAAGCGCTAGTGGCTGGTGACTATGGGGTAGACCGAGTTAGTCTTTTCGGCAGTGATATGAGGGGAAAGCATATGATATTGATTACCTCGGTGCGTGAGAAAGAGTGCATCACAGACATCTTATATCCGGATCAATCTCATTGCGCGATATAAATACGGTGAGAAACAGAAGCGAGGGTgaatcccaatcccaacaAGGGACTAAGAATAAATCTCTTCCGGTAGCCGAGCTACTGCATCAACTGGGATGGGGTCGACAGATCTGCAGCTCGATTTGGAGAAGTCGAATtgacaaaagaaacaatcaTGGCCTGAGGCAGAGAGCCGTCAGTGATGCTCCCGTGCCCTAAACAGGAAAGTGATACATCGAGCTGAGATGGAGTCAATACTTGGAAGTGGGGTCACTCTTGCCGTCCGATCAGGGAATCTCCAGGGAATCCTACATGACTACAACATCTATACAACAAGGTATTGCCATCCTAAAGAGACTGGGGTATACTACGGTGCCTACGAAGTAGTAGTAGCCAGTCCCGTGTGACCGACAATTGTGATAGTATCAGGTGGCAAGGAGTCTCTCGAGGCTGCAGTGTGACCGTGACCTCCTTTTCCCTGCAGATTTAGTGTTCCCAATCAAACTCATACACTAAATGTtaatggaggagaagaaggacacaAGCATCACTGGTTCCACCCCACCTGATCCATCATGTCTGCCGCAGGAACCAACGTTTGAGTCCCAGTTTGACTTCCCGCGAGTGGCTCCTCGTCAGAGACATACACATCTTAGtacatagtatatactacGCTCGCGAGTATCAACATGGATCTATGAAATTCTTTCTTTGACTACGGTAGTAGTCGTACTGGCTGACCGCTTGATTCTTAGTCAACCCAGTCACCGAAGAATAATTCTAGTGAGGTCACTGCGCTTTGGGCATCTCGTGGGGTTATTATCGGTGGGTTCTGTAAGGGGACCATTCGACATTTTGCCGATCAGGAAGTTTATAAATACAGAGTACTCCGCAAGTAGATACTATATTCTTATCCTGGCTGCCTGGTCGTCAATTTCAAATTCGGCTGTATATAAACATCCCGCGGACAAAAATGGCGAACTGCAGATTTCCATGGGCCTCGGGCAACAAAAAACTTCCATCAACATGTAACATCCATACTATTATTAGAGGGTCATTAAATTCTCCTGATAACACAACTAATGTCACATTTCCCGCAATCCAtcctgttttcttcttttccccctttcccttttcccggtttttttccttttttttttattcttttttcaccTTCCTGGCAGCTTAACCCTACGTTCTATACACATGCGTAACCATAACCAAAAACTTGTCATCGAATCATGAGCACAAAATCCATAAACTCGTCAAGTCGTGACCAGACTCCTCTTTATCCCTTTTTCGACAGCGCCTTGGAACTGCGCGCCAATCCAATGCAAAACTCCCCCCAGTCATCGCCGCTGCTGCTCGTCAACACCTCCTCGGCGATTGCCTCTTCCAGTCGCTCTCCGTATCTCCGACGGAATTCGCTTTTCACCTGCTCCAGATGGCGCGGCTCCCAATGCAATCGGACCAGCCGCGAAATCAACAATTCCGATCGCTCCTTGCCCGTCCGCGATTCCCGCAGGGcctgatggagaagaagagcgtcGCGCATGGGTCGGTTGATCACTCCGTTGAGTATATGCGCCAGAGTTTCACCCTGTTTCCATCTAGTTAATCAAAAATCCTGTTTcaaaaaattaattatatcaCGCCTAAAACATACCACAAGATTCTGCGACTTGGAAATCATAGCACGGGCGAAATTCCGGCCATAGATCCGCTCGTACAAGCGGAGAACCTCCCGCAGGTGGGAGTCGCTCCGGCGAACAATGATATAAATCATCGCGGTTTCACCTCCATGCCGCGACACCAACGCCTTGTGCAGCTCGTTGACATCCCGTTCGATCAACTCGTCATCGAGGGGCTCCCGTTCACTCTGCCGGTTTGCTTCTAGGGCCATTAATACAGCTGTTCGGAATTTGTCGGCCTTCAGTTCGGCCTTCATGCATTTCTCCAGACTATCAAGGTACCGTGAGTCGCGGAAGCATTCTTTGATCGCACGGATCTCACTGTTGCTCCGGCCAAACAGCGATTCAATAAGCAGCTCGCGTCGGGACGTACTTGACTGGTAGTAACAGTTGGCCCAGAACGCCTCGGATTCCCACCGGCCCAACGCAGTTGCATAGCACACCTTGCCAAAGGTACTATTGCCCAGCTTCAGACGAATGTGCTTGGCAAGATTGACGCTTTTGCCGTGCAGCTTCACATGCTTCTTGTACTCCGCCCGGAGGTCCAAGATCTCCTCGCTGGTCAAATGGGGCAGCACACGGATGAGCGTCTTGCTATCGATGCTGCGGGTATGCGATAGGGCATCCTGCATGGCCATGGCATCGGGTTCAGGGTCATAGAAAGACACCTTCTTGCGTGGTGTGCTAGGTTCGATCAGCATGACGGCTTGTTCTTGCGAACCAGGTCGCTCCTGTCGGACACGGCTCCTCTCGCGCTTGGAACGATCACTTTTCGGCTCCTTCAGTTCCCTCTCATCCTTTGATTTCTTCCTCCGATGCTTTCTTAGCCCGCTCGAGTCAGAGCCGCCATCCAGGGGCTCGAGGTCCGACACATCTTCATCCCGTCTAGAAGGAATGACGATCGGAGAGGGCATAGGGGAGATACTCTGGTACGTCCCCTTGTATGGCTCCAGCATCGGACTAACCGGTCGGAGGCCAGGATCGGGGCCTGCAACCGACAGATTGTTGCCCGAGGAGAGGGAGTGACTCTTCGGACGAGTGCCCGTCCGGTCTCCGGGCACGATTTCAACATACTGTTGTCCGCTCTCCGGACGGCTGGTGGGAATCTTGGAGAACTGCGGGTTTGCGGAGTATTTGATGTTTGAGTGCTGCGATGGTTGACCCCTGTCTGCTTCTCCCGGTTTCGTGTATTGAGGTGCTGCGGTATATGAGACAGGCTGCTTCGATGCGCTCTTGGAGGTATATTGAACTTTCGGGTCAATCTGCGCGTACTGGAAAGCAGGCGGGTTGGCGTACGGGGTCTTCGCATTGGTGTCGCTTGATACAGAGCGTTTATGGGTTGGAGTACTGGCCGTGGGAGTGTACGCATGGGGGCCAGACATTGAGACGGGACGACCGCCCCATGATGGATAAGGGTTCGACTGGGCTTCCAGGTTCGCGTACTGAGGCATTGGAAACGCCGGCGCTGTGGTTGTCGCCGGCTGCGGAAACGCACCCGGCATGTACTGTTCGCCGGCTTGCGATGACGGTGGTACGAACCCTGGGCGCTCACACTCGGGAATCGTCGCCCAGTCCGGTTGCGCATGAAGGTATTGACCGGGCGTCGCATACTTCCACGCGCCCGGTTTGGCGTAGCTAGGATGGCCGCCAAGCGCTTCCTCGCTGGAGCGTCCCGAGGTGGGTTCCTTTCCGGCGCGCCGGTCTCCATTCAGCGCGCCAGACATCATTGCACCGTTGACTTGAGACGACGAGGTCCGAGGAGTAGCCATGTACCCGTAGTAGTCGCGCTCGAGTCCACCAGGAAAATCCCCATAGGCCAGTCCCTCGTCGTCCGACTCCGAGTAGACATCATCCGGGGGAGCATCGTAGCGCACCGGCCGAAGGTTAGGGGACCGTGAAGGATCAGTGTTGTCGCGTGGATAAGTATAGTGGCCCAAATCCGGGCCAGAGGGAAGATGGCCGGCGCTGGTCCGGTAACCACGGCTCCTTGATCTCGCTCGCAGGTATTCGTCTGCGGGTTCGGAAGACAGATATGTATTTCCCCGGGCAGAAGCGTGCGAACTGGAGCGCTGTCGAGATTTGGAACGGCCACGCGACCGTGGGTCGTCGGCCTGGAGAGACATGGATGACGAGTGACTGGAACCAGCGATCGCGGCAAGGGACCAACCCAAAGATCAGGACGATTCCAACACCCCGCGCGATTTCAAGCTTAAATTAATTAGTGTTTTACGACCGGCAGGGTCAGGCACGATATCAGAGCGACAGTAATAAATTCAGACCCGCGAGAACAGAATAACACAGGGGAGATGGATTAGCGCGGGCGGGATAATGCGTGGGCAATGGTAGGGAAAACAATAAGGAAATGAGAAGAGCGCGATCGAAGCGCCAGTCACCAGGCACACTCCACTATCTTTGAATTTAGTTTGTTGTGGCCGAGGCTGGACATAATCAGAGCTAGTTCAGTAGGGATCATCGGAGGTTGCATCCCATTTCAGGTGAAATAGCAATCGAATGGTCTCATGGCGCGACGCCTCCTCAAACGCGACGGGAACGAGggaaaaagacaagaaaaagcaaagatgtCCCTCGTGGTCATTGGATCATGGACAGACGAGCTTTTCGAGTCCTCGTACTGAAGAGGAACGAATCAAGGCTTACCGCCCCTTGGAGCCGCACCAGAGCTACTGCATCCTATGAAGCTGACGGGAATTGGGGCCAAACCCACAGGTCGGGCGGTCAAATCTCACGAATGACAGCGACAGTTGTTTCTTCCCCACTTCCAATCACTCGCACTTATGACTCCCTGCCGGAGTTGCCGCTGTTTCCCCGCCCGTCATTGGTCCTCGGAGCTGCCGCTGACAGTGTGGATCTATTCTGCAGTGCATCCCATACGACCTCCTCCAACTATTTAGTATTTACGAGTACTCCTACACCAAGTGGTAGTATGTGTCCGTATATGTTTGGATCGTACGGGCACATTCAGCGGTACCACGTTGCGTAGCCCCCTATTTCTACGTGATCTTCCCCATAGGCAACAGTGCTACGACATCTCCCTCACGGATGGTTACCTCACGGCTACCTACATCGTGGGTATCCCCGGTGGCTCCCAGGGTAACTACTAGGTCCGAGAATGAAGTAACACACTCAAGCCGACAAATGGCAATCTGGTTGGTATCAAGCAAGGTCGCGACATGCGCATAAGGGGAGAATCAAAAGTCTTTTAAGGTACAAATGATCCCATTCGCAAAACCATCCTTCTCCGCAGAGCAAATGATGGCTGCAAGCGTTAACAAAGGAACCAATGAAcgtcaaaaaaaaatacaggTCCTGAAAGTAAGAACGGGCAAAATTGGGGTTCGAGTAACCAGGATAAGGAAATGATCAACGGGGAATACgtcgagaaaagaaacaaaactaTGGGTCACGGTCGGGGGCTCAGAATCAAAGACGTCGAAACATCAAGGGGTAATATCAGTAAGAACATAAATGGTATAAGGAGTGTCAACAGAGTATCACATAATGGGGATATCAGGAACACAATTCAACCCGCTTCTGTCAATTATGCTTTCAAGGCAAACGGAACCAGTAGAAACTGTACCAAAGACAAATGATGGAGTAGATGGGGGACCCGGAAGAGAAGATACAAGCATGCGTCGCTGTATCCTTTTGCCACGGATTCCTTCAGACAAGAAAGGGCATCTTCACGTCGGCTATCTCGCTTGCCTAAAGGTGTTCCTTGTGGAGCTCCGTTTGTCCCACGTACAAGAATGATAGGGAAAATGGAAataagaaaacaaaaaaaaaaaaaaaaaagaataaaaagagtAGAATAGTACCATGAAGTACACAAGGGGCTGGTTTATCTCGGACCAACCAGAACATCAAACTGGCGGTTGAGATAGAGCTGATCCAGAGATCGCGTACATTCGGTAAGTAGGGGGCTGGTACCCGTATGGGAATAGACATCATCAAGTGATACTTGATTCGCGAACAGCATCCAGCAGAGTGAGAGGGCCACTATCGTACTCGAGGCCCCTGGTCGAGGGGGCCCAGCCTCCCAGCAtacatcttcttcgaggGCCCAGCACTGGGGACGGGAGTTTTCCAATTCAAGCGGCTTGTCCTCCATCGCTCATACCAGACTACCCGACTGGCCTCGCGTAGTTCGGTACGCCAGTCGCTAAAGACGGACTCCTTGAGCCGGACGAAATCGCAGTGCTCAGCATCATAAGGATCCGCAAATCCCCAGGGGAATCTGCGACCGACGGGCTCATCACCGGCCTCCAATGAGTGGGGATCAGGGgacaagatggagaagggCAGAATCTGAGGGGGAGCTTGCGTTCCAGACCCTTGGCTCTTGGTGGATGGTGAGCCGGGCTCTTTCTGGCCGTCCCCGGCGTTGTCAGGtgtatcttcttcttcctcatcagcaCTCTCCGAAGACGTgtattcttcctcctggTCCTCCAGGGTGAGGATCTCGAGAGGGTCAATGTTGGCCTTCTTTAAGCTGTCCCAAACCGCCTTTCGCAGATACGACATATGTGCTGTAGTAATCGTGTCGGCCTTGCTGATGACTGGGACCACAGTGGTCTTGCCCAACACGGTTCGCAGCACCTGAATATCGAGGTTCTCATCTAGAACACCAATGACTGGCGAGTCGGAAGCCTTGGGGGTCCCTTGCGCAGCTCTTTTTGCAGCCGCGATGTTCTCATCCAAGCGCACAGGGTCGAGGAGCAGGAATGTGCAGTGAATATGGGTGTCACGCACTCCGGGCGAACGAACGACTTTCATCTCTTCGCTCAGGGTCTCTTCAAATTTACTTTCCAGAAAGCCGGTCACGCCACGCAACTGGATGTCGACAATATTTCTCTCAAACCCCTGAGAGTCCCACAGGGTTAGCCCGACGCGTTCCCCATCGATTTCCGTTTCGAGGTATTCAGAGGTGTAGCCCTGGTTGGCAGGTTCATGTCGATGTTGGTATTCCATTTCCTCGGCGGGGCGAGAGGGATGCTTGTGAGCTGGCATGGCCAGAGAACTTTTCAGGAAATTCAGAAACTCGGTTTTTCCCGAATTGCGGGCGCCAATGACAAGGACGCTGTGCGAACAGTTAATGCGGGTCTGAGGTGAAGGCAATGAGTAGAAAGGGCCTTActtgtacggagtagggtCCTTGCGCCGACGCAGCCTACGCGGGTTGTTGACGGTACTCACAGCACTGCTCGCATAGCTATAACGCCCGCGGTGTGTCATGCTTTCTGTGCGTGCGTAAGGGTCGTAGTCGGTACTCATCGAGTTGCGAGAGGGAGGTTGCTGTAGTTGGGGTGAAGGGGTGCTATTCGAAGGAGCGGTAGTGTTATTGGCGTGCCCTCGCTCTTCACCTCCAAAACTCTCCAGGATTGGGGCGGGAGATAGGTCGGGCAGGCGAGGAGGTTGCTTCAACATTGCTCCCTGTCGACGTAATTCCTCTTCGATTGCTTGGGATTTGGaattcttcttgctcttgcttGCGAGTGGTTCGATGGACTTCGGACGACGGAGGAAACCTAAAGAGGAATTCCTGCGTTGATCTTTGTTGGTGCTACCGTTCTCAATGTCGGAGGGATCATGGTGTCCCGGGGAACGGAGTCCAGAAGTTGCAGTAGCCATTGGGTCTTATTTTTCGGGTGGCTCTTTCCAATCACCCGATTGCTGGTAACACGGATGGGGTTTCGGAGGTACTTTGGCGCAAAAGTGGGGTAACTGTGAATGGCTTGTCTCagataaaagaaattccCTTTTGCCCAAGATTCACTCGATGTACTATCGTGACGAGAATGGATCTGGTCGACTCCGTTACCTAGCAACTTCCCCGGCAAAGTACACAGTCAGTCAATGTTCTCGAAGGCTCATGGGATTGTCAAGGGTCATCCAATTGCATACGAACAGGCACTCTTTTAGTCCTGCCCCTAAAAATACGATCAACAAGCTAAACGGTAAGCACTTACAGATCCTCAGCTGTCGCGAGCCGCACTCAAATCAAAATAGCTAAATATTTGTATGTGTCTTGGAGCTCTGTTGCACCAGCTTTTTTTTCGCAATAGAGTCTTTCGATTGACCGTGATGGAGTTCTTTGAACTCGGGTCAGGGCGCAAACAATCGGGAACGATTCAGCGGCAAACTCAAAAACAAATATGTCCGAATACGTCAGATTGGAATTGACAATTCACGATTGATCAACATTCACAAGCCCAGCAAGTGTCTGTTGAGGCAAGCCTGATGTCTCTGCTAGAGGACGAAATATACGCTATCGAAGCGACTGTTAGGGGTGAAGCTATAGCTCAAACGAACCACAGCTGTTccgttttttcttttttttcttttttaatttattttctgtaCTTCGATCTTAGctcgaaggaaagaaaccaaaagaatgTTGTGAAGAAGCCTGCTCACAGCATCCGACTCAAGCGGCGCATTAACATGAAAcgcaaagaaaaggggaaaagaaattgagatTGAAGAGAAATAGTGGAAGGGACGAAGCGAAATGAGAGAGCGTTGGACGACTGATAATGATCGGCCTGCGAACGGATATTAGAAGGACAATGCTTTTCCTCTATCCGATCTGCCAATATCTGAGACTTTTGCTTCGCTCTGAGAGCACACACGAACTCAGGTCCAGGCTGCCTGGTGATTGTTCAGCTCGTCGGAACGTCAGAGCTCACCGATACTAGAActctttgtttgtttcttttctttttttttttttccttcttttttctcttcccctcgTGGACGGGGACCTTTTTTTCAGTACAGCGGAGAAGCGATTCAGGGGCAACGCAAAAGTAAAGCCGCAGGCTTTCCAGAATTCCCCCACTGCTCTAAGTGCTTTTTAGGTTAGGTTGGGCGCCGAGCAATGCTTCTGAATGGATGAAGTGCTTGCCGTTTAGCTCTGGTCGTCGGGGGACACTAGCCGGTTTTGCGATTACAGTAAAGTTACTGAGAAGTACAGGACCCTCCGGAGTCCAGAAGAGCTTTGCGATTGAAAAGGGGGGTGTTGTTGCTGGATCTGGGATGATAACTATACTTGAGAATCCTGGAGGCAAACACTGTTGGGGCGGACCAGGTAATTGACGCCATAGG carries:
- a CDS encoding uncharacterized protein (domain of unknown function-domain containing protein), giving the protein MKDVPCVNPSIRIMMHFLSFCLSVASLVSYAGAASTFSPARPPALPLAVKSPYLSTWLSAGTDGGNGGYLAGQWPTFWFGQVTGWAGQIRVDNSTYTWMGAIPNTPTVNQTSFEYTSTSSVFTMRVGDMVEMKVKFLSPITPDDLRRQSLVFSYLDVDVESIDGKAHDIQVYADISAEWASGDRNAIAQWDYGVTDDGVAYHKVYRQTQLLFSENTEQAEWGEWYWATDDQDGLSYQSGPDVDVRGAFAKNGKLANSDDKNYRAISTNWPVFAFSRDLGSVKTSAGTLFSIGLAQDSAIQYSGKPEGTTVMPSLWKSYFSTATAALEFFHHDYAAAAALSKDLDDRISKDSIDAAGQDYLTITSLTVRQVFAAVQLTGTPEDPYIFMKEISSNGNMNTVDVIFPAHPIFLYTNPELLKLILKPIYEIQENGKYPNTYAMHDIGTHYPNATGHPKGDDEKMPLEECGNMVIMALAYAQKAKDNDYLSQHYPILNKWTTYLVEDSIYPANQISTDDFAGSLANQTNLALKGIIGIQAMAVISNTTGHPDDASNHSSIAKDYIARWQTLGVAHDANPPHTTLSYGANETHGLLYNLYADRELGLNLVPQSVYDMQNTFYPTVKEKYGVPLDTRHVYTKADWELFTAAVASESVRDMFHQALATWINETPTNRAFTDLYDTQTGNYPAGITFIARPVMGGAFALLIL